ATTTGGGCAATTGCATCAACAGAAGGGCTCTTATCCAGGCCATGCCGGAAGCCGGAAAACGCCCAGGGAGAAGTCAGCAGTTTTTGTTCTTCAATCTGTTTTCTGGCAGAGTCCGCTGATGTCAGCGCCGCCTTAAGGAGAAGGTTTCCCTCTCTGACCTGCGTCAGGTAACCGTCTTTTCCGAGATTTTCACCTGCTGCAAACCCAAAAAGAAGGAGCAGTATTACCGGTAATTTTATCAGCCTCATATTATTTTCCATTTTCCTTTTTACTAAGAGTTTTTATAAGATCTTTGGCATATGCGCCTTTATAAAAATTCTCCGCTTTATAGACCGGAGTAGTCCACGCATTCACCGGACATATATTAAAACAACCGCAGCAACCGACACATTTGTTTTCATCGCATTTCAGAGTATCAGCATCTCTGGTAATTGCGCTCGAGGGACAAAGACTGTAGCAATACCCGCAAAGCGTGCACTTTTCCTTGTCATAAAGCCTGTTTTTAAAAGCCTTTCCCGGAGCATTATCCGGAGAAATAACGCCAAGCCAGTAGAACAAGGATAAAGGATTAAACATATAAAACTTTGGTTTAAGTTCCTGTTTGCCTGCCTTCGACACAAAATCTCTCACCTTCCGGAGTTCCTTTTGATCCGGCATGCCGGTATTATTTAATACTTTTATGTACTTTCTTAAAAGAATATAACTTTCAGAGCCCCGCGCCAGTACTCCTCCGCACAACTCAATGCCTTTTTTCTTTAATATTTTTTTCATAACATAAGGTGTTCCGGACCAGGCACCTGAACAGTTAACGACTAACAAAGCTTTTTTTCCTTTTGCCTCCGGCGGCAGATTATTAATAAAATCCCTCATAGCTGTCGCGGGTTTAAAATTATAAACAGGAAACGCGAAAATATAAACTTCAGTATCAAACTTCGGCGCTTCCTTTGCCAGAATATGATGAAGAAAAACAGAAGTTCCTGCCCGCTCCAGTTCTTCCGCCGCCGCTTTAACGCAGGCAAAGGTATTCCCGCTCTGGCTCTGCCAAAAAATAGTTACTGATTTCATTTTTTTCCCGCTTTTTGTCTTTCAGCCGTGATATGACCTGCTAACTTCTCAAGCATCAGTGTAAGCTGCTTTCTTTCTGTCTCTTTAAAAGCTCCGGCTACGGTCTTTGCAACTGCCGAGTGACATTTCTTGTGCGCTTCCAGGAATCTTTTTCCCCGGGAATTTAAATGTATATGCCAGGATCTTTTATCAGAACAGGAATTTATCTTTTTTAGATATCCCCCCTCGCACAGCTTTTGAACCCCGACGGTCACGGAAGGTTTTGAGATCTTCAAAGTCAAAGCCAGGTCGGTAACCGAAGGATGCCCGAGGCGGGCAATAGTTTCAAGATACCCGATTTGAGCAAAAGTAAGTCCTGAGAAATCCTCCAGATGCGTCATCTCTTCATTTACTCTGGTAAATTCATACCCGAAATATTCTATTATTTGCTCCAATAACTTTTCCGCTTCCACAATGCTCCTATAGTTAGTTAGGATTAACTAACTAATAATAGCAAAATAGTCTAACTTAAATCAAGAATTATTTTACCCGAACAAGAAAGCAACTATTTGGTGCGATGTGAAAATTGCTTTTACCGTTGCACGTTGCAGGTCATTCACGTTGCTAACGTTCTATATTAATGAGTTGTTACTTTTATAAAACCACAATAGTGTAGAGCGTGAGTAACGTGCTAACGTGTACCGTTTGAACGTTTTTTATGGATTTAACGTTGTTTTCAACAACCGCTTCAGTATCGTGGCCGTCTTTTCATCTTTTAAAGAACCGTCAGGATTAAACGCCGTATCGGCAAAAGGCACCAGGACTTGCGGTTGAGGAAGGACCATTACATTGAGGCAGGATAATATCTGTCTTAAATTAGTCTGGCCTCTTACCGTACCAAAAGGACCCGCGGAAGCGCCCATAATAACGGCAAGCTTGCTATTCAAAGAGTTCTTTCCTCCCCGGGAAAGCCAGTCAATGGCATTCTTTAAAACACCTGATACGGAATAATTATACTCGGGGGAAGCAATGAGTAAAGCATGAGCTTCTTCAATTTCTTTCTTAAATTTTCTCACATTTTCAGGAAGCTCTTTCAGCTCCATATCCGCATCAAATAATGGAAGGCCCAAAGCTTTTAGATCAATTTCCGTCATCTCCAAACCCATGTCCGAAACAATCATTTTAGCACAGTAAAGAAGCTTCTTATTAAATGACCCTTCTCGCAAACTCCCGCAAATACCGACTACCTTTAAGTTACCCATGAAGCCTCCGGCAGACAATCTGAAATTTTCCGCTTATTTATTTAAACAACCCCTCAAACGGATTATTTTCATCTTTTGCCTCAACCTTAAATACTGAATCAGAAATTTCCTTGTCTATCTCGAGTACCGTTACAGCAATCGTCATATCTATTTTATCTTCTTTAAATATTTCCGTCTTCATAGGAAGTTCATAATCATCATTAATGACTTTAAAATCGGAATTTACAAGTTTCATATTGCCGCCGGAAGATTTAACAAGGCTTAAAGTTTTTTTATCCACCCATATCTTTTTAAGATACTCTTCACCGCCATCGCCTTCGATTATATAGCATTTTCTGTCTGCAACAGTCTCCTCACCGGTTAATTTTACATTATCATCGTTAAATCTCTTGCACCATCCAAAAATTCCCTTATCATTATCATCATAATATTTGCTGTTTTGCTTGGTAGTCATCCCCCCGAAAGCAAGAAGACTCCAGTAAGTCTTTCCGTCAAAAACAACATCAGAGGTCAATGTTCCGGATTTATTATTCGACCGTTTCTTTTCCCCTTTAATCAGAGTTTCAAAGGTACCATTAAAACCCCAGGGCGCTTTTTTTTCATAAGACATCCTGAATGTTTTAAAGACCTTCCCTATATTTTGATCTTTCTCTCTTATTTTTTTCATTATATCCTTAGCATCCTCCCCGAAAGCAGAACCTTGCAGGCAAAACACCGTCGTCATCAAAAGAACCATAAACTTTTTCATTCGCATTCTCCTTTAATAACAAGATAAAGTCTAAAAATAAAATTGAAAATTGAGCAAACAACTTGCAAAAGACTTTTTGAAAATCGAAAATCGACAAAAGAACCGCTTTCAAATCCGCTAATTTTAAACATTATTTCTTAAAAATATGAGAGACAGTGCTTATTTTTAAGCACTTTTACCTATACTTTCATTCCTTTTTCTTTTTACAATTTAATAGTTTTTTAACTTCACGATCGAAGTCGGATTCAAGTATGCGATCCTGAATATCTTGGTATTTTTCATATTCGTTTTCGGCTAAAACCACTGCAACTTTATGACTAATCTTACCGCTGTCCTGCAATATTTCTTTTTCGTTGAATTGCAAAAAGGCATCCAATTTATCTGTCCAATCTTTCATATACATCACAACACCTTTTTTCGACTGCATTTCAGCATAGTCAAGATACATCGTTACAATTCGATTTAGACCATCAAGTTCTTTTTCATTAAGATAATTCTTGGCAATACTTACATCGGTTTTTCGAATAGTACCTTTGGGCGCGTTTTTCCAGGTGGTTAATCCCATATTTGCTTTTTTACTCCCGACCCTTTTACAAATAATCTCTGCAGCAGTTTGACCGCTTATTGCAAAGTGGAGTTTGTTTTGAACCGTAGCAAAAAATTGTTTGGTAATTTTTTCATTCGGATCATAATCAGCGCTGCACTGAGTGTAAATATCGGTTATTTTCTGATAGAATCTACGTTCGCTGGAGCGAATATCACGGATACGCGCCAGTTGCTCCTCAAAAAAGTCCTTACCAAAAACATTATCAGGGTTTTTCAGCCGCTCATCATCCATGGCAAAACCTTTGATAATGTACTCTTTAAGTACTTTTGTTGCCCAGATGCGAAAATGCGTCGCTTGCCTCGAATTTACCCGGTAACCAACAGAAATAATCACATCGAGGTTATACAATTCCACATCTCTAGTTACTTGCCTTCGACCTTCAAATTGAACTTGTGCATTTTTTGCACAAGTTGAATTTTTATCCAATTCACCTTCACCGTAAATATTTTGAAGGTGTTTGGTAACTACGCTTCTCTCCACACCAAAAAGCTCCGCGATTTTAGCCTGAGACAACCAAACGGTTTCATCACGCAGAAAAATATCTACTTTTACCTTACCGTTTGGCGAAGTGTAGAGAAGAAACTCTGTAAATGCGCCCTGTTTTGCAAGCTGTTTATTCTTTTTCATACTTTTCATCAAACTATTTAATTGTTTTACATTTCACTACAAATACACAGTACATTAACAGGGAGGGGACAATTTGTCCCTACCCTGTGGATAACTCTACATCCCAAACCCGCATTTTATTGATATAATCTTTTACATTAAAGCGGATCCGCCTCGTTTCGCCTTCGGCGAACGGGCGAGATCTCGCCATTTTTTTGACTAAGTCAAAAAAATGGCGGAGAAGGAGGGATTCGAACCCTCGAAACCGTGAGGTTTACACGCTTTCCAGGCGTGCGCCATAGACCAACTAGGCGACTTCTCCTGTTTGCCCTTACATTGAAAGTTATTATAGCAAATTTATTTTAATGAATATACCTTAATGTCATTTGATAGACAAAATTTTATCCGGTTTTAACTACACATCAAATATTAAAGGCTTGTTCGTGAGCAGCTTCGTAGAGGGCTATTATATTCTCTACCGGAGTTACCGGCTGCAGATTATGACAGGGGCCTATAATGTAGCCTCTGCCAAAAATCTTCACATTTTCGGCAACTTCTTTTTTAACGTCTTCAGGTGTACCGAAAGGAATCGTCTGCTGATTATCAACGGCACTGTGAAAAATCAGTTTATCTCCGAAATCTTTTACCAAACCCTCGCGTTCCATGCCTTTACAGCGCCATTGAACAGGGTTCAAAATATCATGCCCTGTTGCGATGAGATCAGGAATGATTTTTCTTACAGCGCCATCAGTGTGATGGAAAGAATAAGCGCCGCCCTGATGAACAAAATCTATTACTTTTTTCATCCTGGGAAGAAAATATTGTCTTATATGCTCCGGTGAGTACATAAGATCTTCCTGCCCGCCGACATCTTCGGCAACATAGGAGTAGGTAACCTTACCCGGAATCGCTTCATAAATTCTCTTTATATTTTCAAACGCCAGACCGTATAGTTTATCTAAAATATAATTACATATCTCAGGATTTATGGCAAGATCTATAAAGGCCTGTTCGCCCCCTCTCAGCCACTTATAGATCAAGAAAGGTTCGCAATAACCTCCGGCAACAGGATACTCCTCAAAGCCTTTCAGCTGTGACGGAAGAGTCGAGTAATCCCACCAGTCAGGAGAAGGCCACTTGTAATTTTTCTCAATTTCCTCCACAGTTTCATACGACGCAAGCGGAGAGGAGGCGGCTTCAGTATAACTGCCCGAACCATAATCTACAGCCTTGTACTTTATTCCAAAAGCGTCACAGTCTTTTGGTATTGCCGGTCCGACATACCTGCCGCCAACAC
This genomic window from Candidatus Firestonebacteria bacterium RIFOXYD2_FULL_39_29 contains:
- a CDS encoding cell filamentation protein Fic, with translation MKKNKQLAKQGAFTEFLLYTSPNGKVKVDIFLRDETVWLSQAKIAELFGVERSVVTKHLQNIYGEGELDKNSTCAKNAQVQFEGRRQVTRDVELYNLDVIISVGYRVNSRQATHFRIWATKVLKEYIIKGFAMDDERLKNPDNVFGKDFFEEQLARIRDIRSSERRFYQKITDIYTQCSADYDPNEKITKQFFATVQNKLHFAISGQTAAEIICKRVGSKKANMGLTTWKNAPKGTIRKTDVSIAKNYLNEKELDGLNRIVTMYLDYAEMQSKKGVVMYMKDWTDKLDAFLQFNEKEILQDSGKISHKVAVVLAENEYEKYQDIQDRILESDFDREVKKLLNCKKKKE
- a CDS encoding uroporphyrinogen-III decarboxylase-like protein; the encoded protein is MPKETMTSKERWLAVLKRQKPDRLPVDYWATAEVTKKMLKHLGLSKEREMFKKLHIDVPVGVGGRYVGPAIPKDCDAFGIKYKAVDYGSGSYTEAASSPLASYETVEEIEKNYKWPSPDWWDYSTLPSQLKGFEEYPVAGGYCEPFLIYKWLRGGEQAFIDLAINPEICNYILDKLYGLAFENIKRIYEAIPGKVTYSYVAEDVGGQEDLMYSPEHIRQYFLPRMKKVIDFVHQGGAYSFHHTDGAVRKIIPDLIATGHDILNPVQWRCKGMEREGLVKDFGDKLIFHSAVDNQQTIPFGTPEDVKKEVAENVKIFGRGYIIGPCHNLQPVTPVENIIALYEAAHEQAFNI